The Coffea arabica cultivar ET-39 chromosome 1e, Coffea Arabica ET-39 HiFi, whole genome shotgun sequence genome has a window encoding:
- the LOC113699178 gene encoding putative F-box/FBD/LRR-repeat protein At5g22670 isoform X2 translates to MGLNSPGTSSEKKKMFEREETTMEAQDRISQLPDAILCHMLSLLPTKLAAQTGILSKRWKDVWLSIPALEFQMHLRSNYEGDMSAFDSFARPKIESFVNFLDRLFAIRDTSSIKKFRLVFDHPVDSRCLNNWLSALHNIQELDLELLVQREFPWSPLADKLLEILKLSCISLPNIPSSVFFPRLKVLHLHSATYVDDASVEKLLSSCPVLEDLQISRWEWDNVSNFVITVPSLKRLTLDFTTHETNLYDDDHYEDGVEYKLIITAPNLEYLSLIDYMSDSIQVNSMARVTESHLSVCKILECDNRTVEQTSNYESNVREIFRSIPNVKHLTIGDFTTNSLSESLDSRLPVFQNLVHLEISFQHVNGAILLPKLLKISPKLESLILPRGIISQILFSFISEENQFKPPQDVPECLLLSLKNVEIRHITGRVEEEVQLLIYLLENARVLEKITIWYEEYYVSGGPMDTTNYPTVRRMEDRLSFTDELMNCTRGSAACQLDIQMPELQL, encoded by the exons ATGGGCTTGAATTCTCCGGGGACTTCTTCAGAGAAGAAAAAGATGTTTGAAAGAGAAGAAACCACTATGGAAGCACAAGACCGAATAAGCCAATTACCTGATGCAATTCTGTGTCACATGCTCTCCCTTCTTCCGACTAAATTAGCAGCACAAACTGGGATTCTATCTAAACGATGGAAGGACGTTTGGCTTTCAATACCTGCTCTTGAATTTCAGATGCATCTACGGTCAAATTATGAGGGTGATATGAGTGCGTTTGATAGCTTTGCAAGGCCTAAAATTGAGAGTTTTGTGAATTTTCTGGATCGGCTTTTTGCTATTCGTGACACTTCATCCATTAAAAAGTTCAGATTGGTGTTTGATCATCCGGTTGATTCTAGATGCCTCAATAATTGGTTGTCTGCTTTGCATAATATTCAAGAACTTGATCTCGAATTATTGGTGCAAAGGGAATTCCCCTGGAGTCCTTTGGCGGATAAATTGCTGGAAATCTTGAAACTGAGTTGCATTAGTTTGCCCAACATCCCATCTTCTGTTTTTTTTCCACGTCTTAAGGTTCTTCATCTTCATTCAGCCACGTATGTGGATGATGCATCGGTTGAAAAGTTACTTTCTTCTTGTCCAGTCCTTGAGGATTTGCAGATATCAAGGTGGGAGTGGGATAACGTAAGCAATTTTGTGATTACAGTCCCTTCATTGAAAAGGTTGACTCTGGACTTTACTACACATGAGACGAACTTATATGATGACGATCATTATGAAGATGGTGTTGAGTACAAACTGATAATTACTGCACCAAATTTGGAGTATCTAAGCCTGATTGATTATATGTCAGATTCAATTCAGGTCAATTCCATGGCCAGAGTAACCGAATCACACCTTTCTGTCTGCAAAATCTTAGAATGTGATAATCGGACAGTGGAACAAACAAGTAATTATGAAAGCAATGTGCGTGAAATATTTCGAAGCATCCCAAATGTCAAGCACTTAACAATAGGCGATTTTACCACGAAT TCTTTGAGTGAATCTCTTGATAGCAGACTGCCAGTGTTTCAGAACTTGGTCCACCTGGAGATCAGTTTTCAACATGTGAATGGCGCTATACTACTGCCAAAATTGCTCAAAATCTCTCCTAAACTGGAAAGCCTAATCTTACCTCGG GGGATTATCAGTCAAATTCTGTTTAGTTTTATTTCTGAGGAGAATCAATTTAAGCCTCCACAAGATGTACCTGAATGCCTGTTACTTAGCCTGAAAAATGTGGAAATTCGGCATATTACTGGCAGAGTAGAAGAAGAAGTGCAGCTGTTGATATATCTTTTGGAAAATGCAAGGGTTCTAGAGAAGATAACCATTTGGTATGAAGAATATTATGTTTCCGGTGGACCGATGGATACTACTAATTATCCAACTGTTCGCCGGATGGAGGATCGTTTATCCTTCACAGACGAATTGATGAACTGCACTAGGGGATCTGCTGCTTGTCAACTTGACATACAAATGCCTGAACTACAACTCTGA